From one Cucurbita pepo subsp. pepo cultivar mu-cu-16 chromosome LG17, ASM280686v2, whole genome shotgun sequence genomic stretch:
- the LOC111778885 gene encoding V-type proton ATPase catalytic subunit A → MPSVYGDRLTTFEDSEKESEYGYVRKVSGPVVVADGMGGAAMYELVRVGHDNLIGEIIRLEGDSATIQVYEETAGLMVNDPVLRTRKPLSVELGPGILGNIFDGIQRPLKTIAKRSGDVYIPRGVAVPALDKDTLWDFQPKKLGEGDLLTGGDLYATVFENSLMEHHIALPPDSMGKITYVAPPGQYSLKDTVLELEFQGVKKQFTMLQTWPVRTPRPVASKLAADTPLLTGQRVLDALFPSVLGGTCAIPGAFGCGKTVISQALSKYSNSDTVVYVGCGERGNEMAEVLMDFPQLTMTLPDGREESVMKRTTLVANTSNMPVAAREASIYTGITLAEYFRDMGYNVSMMADSTSRWAEALREISGRLAEMPADSGYPAYLAARLASFYERAGKVKCLGGPERTGSVTIVGAVSPPGGDFSDPVTSATLSIVQVFWGLDKKLAQRKHFPSVNWLISYSKYSTALESFYEKFDPDFISIRTKAREVLQREDDLNEIVQLVGKDALAEGDKITLETAKLLREDYLAQNAFTPYDKFCPFYKSVWMMRNIIHFYNLANQAVERGAGMDGQKITYTLIKHRLGDLFYRLVSQKFEDPAEGEAALIEKFKKLHEDLTNGFRALEDETR, encoded by the exons ATGCCGTCCGTCTATGGAGATCGGTTGACCACTTTTGAGGACTCTGAGAAGGAAAGCGAGTATGGATATGTCCGGAAG GTATCTGGACCAGTCGTCGTGGCAGATGGCATGGGAGGTGCAGCCATGTATGAATTGGTTCGTGTTGGTCATGATAATCTGATTGGTGAAATCATTAGATTAGAAGGAGATTCTGCCACAATTCAGG tttatgagGAAACTGCTGGTTTGATGGTGAATGACCCTGTTTTACGTACTCGTAAA CCATTGTCAGTGGAGTTAGGACCTGGAATACTGGGAAATATATTTGATGGCATTCAG AGGCCATTGAAAACAATTGCGAAGAGATCAGGAGATGTCTACATTCCTCGTGGTGTTGCAGTCCCTGCACTTGACAAAGACACACTTTGGGATTTTCAACCCAAAAAACTAG GTGAGGGCGACTTATTGACAGGTGGAGACTTGTATGCT ACTGTCTTTGAGAATAGTCTAATGGAGCACCATATTGCACTTCCTCCTGATTCTATGGGGAAAATTACCTATGTTGCACCACCTGGTCAATATTCACTAAAG GACACTGTTTTAGAGCTTGAGTTTCAAGGAGTTAAAAAGCAATTTACCATGCTTCAG ACATGGCCTGTACGTACTCCTAGACCAGTTGCATCTAAGCTTGCGGCTGATACCCCTCTTTTAACTGGGCAG CGTGTTCTTGATGCCCTTTTCCCTTCTGTTCTTGGTGGAACATGTGCCATTCCTGGAGCATTTGGTTGTGGAAAAACAGTCATTAGTCAAGCTCTCTCTAAA TACTCAAACTCTGATACTGTGGTGTATGTTGGTTgtggagagagaggaaatgaAATGGCTGAAGTTCTTATGGATTTTCCTCAATTGACAATGACATTACCTGATGGCCGTGAAGAATCTGTCATGAAGCGTACGACCCTTGTGGCTAACACTTCTAATATGCCTGTGGCTGCTCGTGAAGCTTCAATTTATACAG GAATTACTTTGGCTGAATACTTCAGAGATATGGGATACAATGTAAGCATGATGGCAGATTCAACATCCCGATGGGCAGAAGCACTGCGTGAAATATCAGGACGACTG GCTGAAATGCCTGCAGATAGTGGATATCCTGCATACCTAGCAGCACGTTTAGCCTCTTTCTATGAGCGTGCTGGTAAAGTGAAATGCCTTGGTGGGCCAGAACGAACTGGTAGTGTTACCATCGTCGGTGCAGTTTCTCCACCAGGAGGAGATTTCTCTGATCCCGTGACATCTGCTACCCTCAGTATCGTCCAG GTTTTCTGGGGTCTAGATAAAAAGCTTGCCCAGAGGAAGCACTTCCCATCCGTAAACTGGCTAATTTCGTACTCAAAATACTCTACT gcaTTGGAATCTTTCTACGAGAAGTTTGATCCAGATTTTATCAGCATCAGGACAAAGGCTCGAGAAGTTCTCCAGAGGGAAGATGACCTCAATGAAATAGTCCAA CTTGTAGGGAAGGATGCCTTGGCTGAAGGAGATAAGATTACCCTAGAGACTGCAAAGCTTCTGAGGGAGGACTATCTCGCTCAGAATGCATTTACTCC GTACGATAAATTCTGCCCCTTCTACAAGTCGGTCTGGATGATGCGCAATATCATCCATTTCTATAATTTGGCTAATCAG GCAGTAGAGAGGGGAGCAGGTATGGATGGCCAAAAGATAACATACACTTTGATTAAGCATCGGTTGGGAGATCTGTTCTATCGCCTGGT GTCTCAGAAGTTCGAGGATCCAGCTGAAGGAGAAGCAGCTCTTATTGAGAAATTTAAGAAGCTACATGAAGATCTTACAAATGGTTTCCGTGCTCTCGAGGACGAAACTCGGtag